Proteins encoded in a region of the Hymenobacter sp. DG25B genome:
- a CDS encoding TMEM175 family protein, whose protein sequence is MYNHRPTDRLEYFSDAVLAIAATLLATELPKPETETGLLQEIVKQWPAYAAFAASFLFICIAWVNHHNMFIYIRQTDQYLLILNILFLMFVTLQSFTTGLLAHHVGKPEERTAALIYHGTLVMMTLLYNCTWWYATRTDELLEEHADRKLIRSLSKEYVIAPVLHLAALIICLWSVPFSIIPVLFLYIYFALPRLSEKRVKQKNPT, encoded by the coding sequence ATGTACAATCATCGGCCAACTGATCGGCTCGAATATTTTAGTGATGCTGTTTTAGCTATAGCGGCAACCTTGCTTGCTACCGAACTGCCTAAACCGGAAACCGAAACAGGCTTGCTACAAGAGATTGTCAAACAATGGCCTGCTTATGCGGCGTTCGCGGCGTCTTTCCTGTTTATATGTATTGCCTGGGTTAACCATCACAACATGTTTATTTATATAAGGCAGACGGATCAGTACCTCCTTATACTGAATATTTTGTTTTTGATGTTTGTCACCCTGCAGTCATTTACCACCGGGCTACTGGCTCATCATGTAGGCAAACCAGAAGAACGTACAGCAGCATTGATATATCATGGGACATTGGTGATGATGACATTGTTATATAATTGTACCTGGTGGTACGCCACCAGAACGGATGAACTTTTGGAGGAACATGCAGACAGGAAGCTCATCCGATCACTTTCAAAGGAATATGTAATTGCCCCTGTGCTCCACTTAGCTGCCTTAATCATTTGTTTGTGGAGCGTACCTTTTAGTATCATACCTGTTTTGTTTTTATATATCTATTTTGCCTTGCCTCGGCTTAGTGAAAAAAGAGTGAAACAGAAAAACCCCACTTAG
- a CDS encoding S41 family peptidase produces MKPSPLLALLTLLALAVPSVCRAQSAGTPPVNILQLMDSLTLRLNQHYVFPEEAQRMAAYVQAQAKKKAYAALVNHPKALVKQLQADLQAAHRDPHLFVEYNPALAHNSRVSPQPTAEEMGQAKKYWKANNYLFKKVEVLPGNIGYFPFTGFVPDLAGAQPTISAALQFLAHTNALVMDLRENMGGSPEMVNLLESYFFQEKMHMNDLINQSTNDTTVFYADPAKVPFTLSMPIYILTSHHTFSGAEDFAYALQQAKRAIVVGETTGGGAHPTKPVSVGQGFVVSIPFARSLNPVTHTDWEGTGVVPDVKVEARQALDKARELALRAQRQLAPSAQEKRQADYLLEELAAQHPIPPVPVSRLQPYTGTYGPLTIYLAGNKLLCKNVEAGNLVTELKPIAVHRFVLDDNAHVEFVKDSKGAYSLIKLYVSDGNVFEERRKGGN; encoded by the coding sequence ATGAAACCTTCCCCGCTGTTGGCCCTGCTCACGCTGTTGGCTTTGGCCGTTCCCTCTGTTTGTCGGGCGCAAAGCGCCGGAACCCCTCCGGTGAACATCCTCCAGTTGATGGATTCGCTGACCCTGCGCCTGAACCAGCACTACGTGTTTCCCGAAGAAGCCCAGCGCATGGCCGCGTATGTGCAAGCACAAGCCAAAAAGAAGGCCTACGCCGCGCTGGTTAATCATCCCAAAGCCCTGGTGAAGCAATTGCAGGCGGACCTACAAGCAGCTCATCGCGACCCGCATCTGTTTGTCGAGTACAATCCGGCGCTAGCGCACAATAGTCGGGTGAGCCCACAGCCGACCGCGGAAGAAATGGGGCAAGCTAAAAAGTACTGGAAAGCGAACAACTACCTCTTCAAAAAAGTAGAGGTGCTGCCCGGCAATATTGGTTACTTCCCCTTTACGGGCTTTGTGCCGGACCTGGCCGGGGCGCAGCCGACCATCAGCGCGGCCCTGCAGTTTTTAGCCCATACCAATGCCCTCGTCATGGATCTGCGCGAAAACATGGGCGGCAGCCCGGAAATGGTGAATCTGTTAGAAAGCTACTTTTTCCAGGAAAAGATGCACATGAATGACCTGATTAACCAGTCAACCAACGATACGACGGTGTTCTACGCGGATCCGGCGAAGGTTCCGTTTACTTTGTCAATGCCGATCTATATTCTGACCAGCCACCACACGTTCTCCGGGGCCGAAGACTTCGCCTACGCCCTGCAGCAGGCCAAACGGGCCATTGTGGTGGGCGAAACCACGGGAGGCGGTGCACACCCAACGAAGCCGGTGTCGGTAGGGCAGGGGTTCGTGGTTTCCATCCCCTTTGCCCGGTCGCTGAACCCGGTCACCCACACGGACTGGGAGGGTACTGGGGTCGTCCCGGACGTAAAAGTCGAAGCTAGGCAGGCATTGGATAAGGCCCGGGAACTGGCGTTGCGCGCCCAACGCCAATTGGCGCCGAGCGCGCAGGAAAAACGGCAAGCGGACTATTTGCTGGAGGAGTTGGCTGCCCAGCATCCGATTCCCCCCGTGCCGGTGAGCCGACTGCAGCCGTATACGGGCACGTATGGTCCGCTCACCATTTACCTGGCCGGTAACAAGCTGCTCTGTAAAAATGTAGAGGCGGGCAATCTGGTAACCGAATTAAAGCCGATTGCCGTTCATCGGTTTGTGCTGGATGACAATGCGCATGTCGAATTTGTGAAAGACAGCAAAGGCGCTTACTCGCTCATCAAGCTCTACGTCAGTGACGGGAATGTATTCGAAGAGCGGAGAAAAGGGGGAAACTAA
- a CDS encoding Fic family protein, translated as MRRIVPYIHHLPDWPQFTWQPAALESLLGEVRHQQGRLLGRLDGLGLDLQAEATLQTLTLEVLKSSEIEGEVLPPASVRSSIAYRLGLEQGGLPPADRRVEGVVALMLDATQQAAAPLTEERLFAWHQALFPTGYSGLYAVHVGGWRTGPMQVVSGPMGRARVHYEAPPADVLPAQMQQFLAWFNAPLDLDPVLKAAVAHFWFVTIHPFDDGNGRIARAIADLQLARADGTAQRGYSMSAQIQAERQTYYDLLETSQRGSLDLTPWLTWFLQCLGRALTRAEQTLAQVLAKARFWEQHRLIPLTERQQRLVRRLLDGFEGKLTTSKWARMARCSQDTAGRDIADLIAKGILVKESAGGRSTSYRLAPEG; from the coding sequence ATGCGGAGAATAGTGCCTTATATTCATCATCTGCCGGATTGGCCGCAGTTCACCTGGCAGCCGGCGGCCTTAGAAAGCCTGCTGGGAGAAGTGCGTCACCAGCAGGGACGCTTGCTTGGGCGGCTCGACGGGCTCGGATTGGACCTCCAAGCCGAGGCCACACTCCAAACGCTCACGCTGGAGGTTCTGAAGTCCAGTGAAATCGAAGGCGAAGTATTACCGCCGGCGTCGGTGCGCTCTTCGATCGCCTACCGTCTGGGATTAGAGCAGGGAGGACTGCCGCCCGCAGATCGCCGGGTGGAAGGCGTCGTGGCCCTGATGCTCGACGCCACCCAGCAAGCGGCGGCACCCTTGACGGAAGAGCGCCTCTTTGCCTGGCATCAGGCGCTGTTTCCCACGGGGTACAGCGGACTGTATGCGGTGCACGTGGGAGGCTGGCGCACGGGGCCCATGCAGGTGGTCTCCGGGCCGATGGGACGAGCGCGCGTGCACTATGAGGCGCCACCGGCCGACGTACTACCCGCCCAGATGCAGCAATTTCTCGCCTGGTTCAACGCCCCGCTCGACCTGGACCCCGTACTAAAAGCCGCCGTGGCTCACTTCTGGTTTGTGACCATTCACCCCTTCGACGACGGCAACGGGCGCATAGCCCGGGCCATCGCCGATCTGCAGCTGGCCCGGGCCGACGGCACTGCCCAGCGGGGCTACAGCATGTCGGCACAGATTCAAGCCGAGCGTCAGACGTACTACGACCTGCTGGAAACCAGCCAGCGCGGCTCGCTGGACCTGACGCCCTGGCTGACCTGGTTTTTGCAGTGCCTGGGCCGGGCGCTGACTAGGGCCGAGCAGACGCTGGCGCAGGTCTTGGCCAAAGCCCGGTTCTGGGAGCAGCATCGCCTCATCCCGTTGACGGAGCGACAGCAGCGGCTGGTGCGGCGGCTGCTCGACGGCTTCGAGGGCAAGTTGACTACTTCCAAGTGGGCGCGTATGGCCCGGTGCTCCCAGGACACAGCCGGCCGCGACATCGCCGACCTGATCGCCAAGGGCATTCTGGTAAAGGAGAGCGCCGGCGGACGCAGCACGAGTTACCGACTAGCGCCGGAAGGCTAA
- a CDS encoding DUF72 domain-containing protein: MPALLGTLRTGTSGIVVPGPKATFPAAYQATSRLTYYATLFNSVEVNSTFYRIPQPKTFAAWAAETGPAFDFTLKLWRDITHTKTLADDLSGLVRFIDAARALGPKKGCLLLQFPPSNTIRQLHAVSALLQALTAADPAHEWRQAVEFRHPSWYAEDTFEMLDHHGASLVLHDKGPARNAQLNEGADFVYMRFHGPQGNYRASYERDFLHDQAEQIHDYLQEGKNVYAYFNNTMGAAFENAQDLQRLVAERA; this comes from the coding sequence ATGCCTGCCCTCCTTGGCACCCTGCGCACGGGCACCAGTGGCATCGTCGTGCCCGGCCCGAAGGCTACCTTTCCGGCGGCCTACCAGGCGACGAGCCGCCTCACCTACTACGCCACCCTGTTTAACTCGGTGGAGGTTAACAGCACCTTCTACCGCATCCCCCAGCCCAAAACGTTTGCGGCCTGGGCCGCGGAAACCGGCCCGGCGTTTGACTTTACCCTCAAGCTGTGGCGCGATATTACACACACCAAGACGCTGGCCGATGACCTCTCCGGCCTGGTCCGCTTTATCGATGCCGCCCGGGCGTTGGGCCCCAAAAAGGGATGCCTGCTCCTTCAGTTCCCGCCCAGCAACACCATTCGCCAGCTACACGCGGTCAGTGCCCTCTTGCAGGCGCTTACCGCGGCCGACCCCGCCCACGAGTGGCGCCAAGCGGTGGAGTTTCGCCACCCCAGCTGGTATGCCGAGGATACGTTTGAGATGCTGGACCACCACGGCGCCAGCCTGGTGCTGCACGACAAAGGTCCCGCCCGAAACGCCCAGCTCAATGAGGGAGCAGACTTTGTCTATATGCGCTTCCACGGCCCGCAGGGAAACTACCGCGCGTCCTATGAGCGCGACTTTCTGCACGACCAGGCCGAGCAGATACACGACTACCTCCAGGAGGGGAAAAACGTGTATGCCTACTTCAACAATACCATGGGCGCCGCTTTTGAAAATGCCCAAGACCTGCAGCGGCTGGTAGCGGAGCGGGCGTGA
- a CDS encoding helix-turn-helix domain-containing protein encodes MTNDSLRRPVAYHFLLTSLPAHTPSDAALYLVGSFNHWQPAEARYRFRRQANGLYGLTLCTAQPRLEYKVSRGSWATIEGSGHGQVRANRVATRQQAQAGPVEVRVQSWEDLSGTFQFYSLYDLLLLFSCFQGVLLLIAIPSIQQANRKANRWLLWLLGLGAGCTLLTVISSDRAVANAYPQLTLVPDFIWFLYGPLFYGYIRRLLFHEAPPQRQWLYFLPAALQLLAYLPYFLLDSYEFQLRLISHETGLRAVLLVTGLVALLVNAAYWVACRRVIRAYTQQYEASVSYAQNLRYLSTVLGIQAVCLILWSFLFGLVLVSHWAAFDVYTLAARTQALIWLAFSTLPYFLGYVVLHQPEIFRLVPAPVASIPHQAPAETAALSEPALLPATPRPARPLKMLDLPAVQATVTGFMQQHKPYRNPSLTLHELATGLQLPPHVLSKVINEGFGQNFFDFINAYRVAEVKQLMGAPQARQYTLLALAEEVGFNSKTAFNRAFKKHTDQTPREYFSGIREE; translated from the coding sequence GTGACCAACGACAGTCTGCGGCGCCCCGTCGCTTATCACTTCCTCCTGACCAGCTTACCGGCCCATACACCCAGCGATGCGGCCCTCTACCTGGTCGGGTCATTCAACCACTGGCAGCCGGCCGAGGCCCGCTACCGGTTCCGTCGGCAGGCTAATGGCCTGTATGGCCTCACGCTGTGCACGGCGCAGCCCCGGCTCGAATACAAAGTCTCGCGCGGGAGTTGGGCCACCATTGAAGGAAGCGGGCACGGGCAGGTGCGGGCCAACCGCGTGGCTACACGCCAGCAGGCCCAGGCCGGCCCCGTAGAAGTGCGCGTGCAAAGCTGGGAAGACCTAAGCGGTACCTTCCAATTCTACTCGCTCTACGACCTGCTGCTCCTTTTTTCGTGTTTTCAGGGGGTATTGCTCCTAATTGCCATTCCCAGCATTCAGCAGGCCAACCGGAAGGCCAATCGCTGGCTGTTGTGGCTGCTGGGGTTGGGAGCCGGTTGTACCCTGCTCACAGTGATCAGCAGTGACCGGGCGGTGGCCAACGCTTACCCGCAGCTGACGCTGGTGCCGGACTTTATCTGGTTTCTCTACGGGCCACTGTTTTATGGCTACATCCGCCGGTTGCTCTTCCATGAGGCTCCGCCGCAGCGGCAGTGGCTGTATTTTCTGCCCGCAGCATTGCAGCTGCTCGCTTACCTGCCGTACTTTCTGCTTGACAGCTACGAGTTTCAGCTGCGGCTGATCAGTCATGAGACCGGGTTGCGGGCCGTGCTGTTGGTCACGGGACTAGTGGCACTGCTGGTGAACGCGGCCTACTGGGTGGCCTGCCGCCGGGTTATCCGGGCCTACACTCAGCAGTACGAGGCGAGCGTGTCCTACGCCCAGAACCTGCGCTACCTGTCCACGGTGCTAGGCATTCAGGCAGTGTGCCTAATCTTATGGAGCTTTCTGTTTGGCCTTGTCCTGGTCAGCCACTGGGCCGCGTTCGACGTCTATACGCTGGCGGCCCGCACCCAGGCGCTAATCTGGCTGGCGTTTTCTACGCTGCCCTATTTCTTGGGGTACGTCGTGTTGCATCAGCCTGAAATCTTCCGGCTGGTACCGGCCCCCGTTGCCTCTATTCCGCACCAGGCCCCGGCAGAGACAGCCGCGCTTTCAGAACCGGCGCTGCTGCCGGCTACGCCGCGCCCGGCCCGCCCCTTAAAGATGCTTGACCTCCCCGCCGTGCAGGCCACGGTGACCGGCTTCATGCAGCAGCACAAACCCTACCGCAACCCTAGCCTGACGCTGCACGAGCTGGCTACGGGGCTACAACTCCCCCCGCACGTGCTGTCCAAAGTCATCAATGAGGGCTTCGGTCAAAACTTCTTTGACTTCATCAATGCCTACCGAGTAGCGGAAGTCAAGCAGCTCATGGGCGCCCCGCAGGCCCGGCAGTATACGCTGCTGGCCTTGGCCGAGGAGGTGGGCTTTAACTCCAAAACGGCCTTCAACCGCGCTTTTAAAAAGCACACCGATCAAACACCGCGCGAGTATTTCAGCGGCATCCGCGAGGAGTAG
- a CDS encoding putative quinol monooxygenase produces the protein MTTKGLLVRLEAKHGKDDEVEDFLSSALPLVRQEAGTKAWFAVRFGRSEYGIVDFFPDEESRDAHLNGAVASALRQKADELFETSPHIQKLEILASKLPSQPPVEPNTKGLLLTFKAKEGHEQEVVQFLKDAQPLAMAEEETIAWFAIRLPNGDYGIFDVFPDNGARLKHLAGRIPQELTKHALSLLGSFPDMDLLKVTAENFNP, from the coding sequence ATGACTACAAAAGGATTACTCGTTCGTTTAGAGGCGAAACATGGCAAAGATGACGAGGTGGAAGATTTTCTTTCTTCTGCCCTTCCATTAGTACGGCAGGAGGCCGGAACAAAAGCCTGGTTTGCCGTTCGTTTTGGCCGGTCTGAATATGGCATAGTCGATTTTTTCCCTGATGAAGAATCCCGTGATGCACATCTTAACGGGGCAGTTGCCAGCGCCTTGCGGCAAAAAGCAGATGAATTATTTGAAACCTCCCCGCATATCCAGAAATTAGAGATACTTGCCAGCAAACTACCATCCCAACCGCCAGTTGAACCTAATACAAAAGGACTTTTGCTCACTTTTAAAGCGAAAGAGGGCCACGAGCAGGAGGTGGTACAATTTCTAAAAGATGCCCAGCCTTTGGCCATGGCAGAAGAAGAGACTATTGCGTGGTTTGCTATCCGCCTGCCTAATGGTGATTATGGCATTTTCGATGTTTTTCCTGACAATGGTGCCCGTTTAAAACACCTCGCGGGGCGTATTCCCCAGGAATTAACCAAACATGCACTTTCGTTGCTTGGCAGTTTCCCGGATATGGATTTGCTTAAGGTTACGGCGGAGAATTTCAATCCTTGA
- a CDS encoding ATP-binding protein, translated as MRDLMGILVEVNRQEEDGQEYLEIVVEPYPYPISYRGQYHYRSGSTKQELKGPALSALLLQKQGKRWDGVPVPSVAVADLSAEAFDLFRQRAAKSGRVDAQVLHDSNEALLDNLNLIEGDYLKRAAVLLFHPMPEKFVTGAYVKIGFFATDDDLRYQDEVHGPLLLQVERTLDLLQTKYTKAQVRYQGASRIEVPPFPAAALREALLNALAHKDYSGGTPVQISVYEHHLQFWNEGHLPDSWTVENLLRKHPSKPFNPDVANTLFRAGYIESWGRGTIKMLSECRAAHLPPPRFYFEASGFVVAFAAYSAAYWQQQGVRPDLIPVLLYTGQHGSITNTLVQQQLGVSKPTATRYLGELEKAGFLQKTGKTGVGTQYTLMGS; from the coding sequence GTGCGTGATTTGATGGGCATCCTGGTGGAGGTCAACCGCCAGGAGGAAGATGGGCAGGAATACCTGGAAATTGTCGTCGAGCCCTACCCCTACCCCATCAGCTACCGCGGGCAGTACCACTACCGCAGCGGTAGCACCAAGCAGGAACTCAAAGGCCCCGCGCTAAGTGCGTTACTGCTGCAAAAGCAGGGCAAGCGCTGGGACGGCGTGCCGGTGCCGAGCGTCGCGGTAGCCGATTTGTCGGCCGAGGCCTTCGACTTGTTTCGCCAGCGCGCGGCCAAAAGCGGGCGCGTAGATGCGCAGGTGCTGCACGACAGCAATGAAGCCCTGCTAGATAATCTGAACCTGATTGAAGGGGACTACCTGAAGCGGGCGGCCGTGCTGCTCTTTCACCCCATGCCCGAGAAGTTTGTAACGGGTGCCTACGTGAAAATCGGCTTCTTTGCCACCGACGACGATCTGCGCTACCAGGACGAGGTACATGGTCCGCTACTCCTGCAGGTGGAGCGCACGCTGGATTTGCTGCAGACGAAGTACACCAAAGCCCAGGTACGCTATCAGGGGGCCAGCCGCATCGAAGTGCCTCCGTTTCCCGCCGCAGCCCTGCGCGAGGCACTGCTCAATGCACTAGCCCATAAAGACTACAGTGGTGGCACGCCGGTGCAGATCAGCGTGTATGAGCACCACCTGCAGTTCTGGAACGAGGGCCACCTGCCCGACAGCTGGACGGTGGAGAACCTGCTACGCAAGCACCCCTCTAAGCCCTTTAACCCGGACGTGGCCAACACCCTGTTCCGAGCCGGCTACATTGAATCCTGGGGGCGGGGCACTATTAAGATGCTCAGTGAGTGCCGCGCGGCGCACCTGCCGCCGCCGCGCTTTTACTTCGAGGCTTCGGGTTTCGTGGTAGCTTTCGCTGCGTACTCCGCTGCTTACTGGCAGCAGCAAGGGGTGCGCCCCGATCTGATTCCCGTGCTGCTCTACACCGGGCAGCACGGCAGCATTACCAATACTTTGGTGCAGCAGCAGCTAGGCGTGAGCAAGCCCACCGCCACGCGCTACCTGGGCGAGCTGGAAAAGGCCGGCTTCCTGCAAAAAACCGGAAAAACGGGAGTCGGGACTCAATACACATTAATGGGCTCCTAA
- a CDS encoding glycoside hydrolase family 13 protein, with the protein MSFAKLLLVLLSFTASCLAATASSLVAGSSNPPITRIDPTFWWVGMKNPKLQLLVHGPGIAGSQVTLSQYPGVTLEGFQKLESPNYLLVNLTISPEAKPGKLKLAFKGAKKTQYEYELRARTTPSDKSKVQGITSADFIYLLMPDRFANGDPKNDVVKGNRAPGVARDSMYARHGGDLKGIEQHFDYLKELGVTAIWPTPVVDNNMPKAGYHGYALTDYYAIDPHYGSNEGYVRFVQRAHQQGLKVIHDVVLNHIGSNNYLFLDQPAKDWFHQWPTFTRGNYRNGTVNDPHVAQLDRQLFSNTWFDTTMPDPAQENPLVATYLIQNFLWWVEYTGVDGYRVDTYTYSDPTFLMQWGQAILEEYPQLGMFGETWMQEAEGVAQQAFWTRNVFPPVNGFKSNLPGAIDFELRYALLEGLTKPAGFAEGIAKLYYAVQGDWMYEDASRNVIFLDNHDVDRVFSVLGEDVRKQKMALAWLLTERGIPQLYYGTEVLMKNFSRPDGLLRSDFPGGWPSDPQNAFTAAGRTPAQQDVHAYVRQLANYRKTHPVLHTGQLTHFVPEDGVYTYFRHNAQGQSVMVMLNCNPAAKSVPLTRFAEQLKGYTSAQDVLTDTVVPNLQTAQVPAYTALVWELR; encoded by the coding sequence ATGTCATTTGCCAAACTGCTCCTTGTGCTGCTGTCCTTCACCGCCAGTTGCCTTGCTGCCACCGCTTCCTCCCTTGTCGCCGGGTCATCCAACCCGCCTATTACCCGTATCGACCCCACGTTCTGGTGGGTGGGCATGAAAAACCCCAAACTGCAATTGCTGGTGCATGGCCCTGGCATTGCCGGCAGCCAGGTAACGCTCAGCCAATACCCCGGCGTGACGCTGGAAGGCTTCCAGAAGCTGGAGAGCCCCAACTACCTGCTGGTGAATCTCACCATCAGCCCCGAGGCCAAGCCCGGCAAGCTGAAGCTGGCGTTCAAAGGCGCCAAAAAGACCCAGTACGAATATGAGCTGCGCGCCCGCACGACGCCCAGCGACAAGTCCAAAGTACAGGGCATCACCAGCGCCGACTTCATTTACCTGCTCATGCCCGACCGATTTGCCAACGGCGACCCAAAGAACGACGTGGTGAAGGGCAACCGCGCCCCCGGCGTAGCCCGCGACTCCATGTACGCCCGCCACGGCGGTGACCTAAAAGGCATTGAGCAGCACTTTGATTACCTCAAGGAGCTGGGCGTGACGGCCATCTGGCCCACCCCGGTGGTCGACAACAACATGCCCAAGGCCGGCTACCACGGCTACGCTCTCACCGATTATTACGCCATCGACCCGCACTACGGCAGCAATGAGGGCTACGTGCGTTTCGTGCAGCGCGCCCACCAGCAGGGTTTGAAAGTAATTCATGATGTAGTGCTCAACCACATCGGGAGCAACAACTACCTGTTCCTGGACCAGCCGGCCAAAGACTGGTTTCACCAGTGGCCCACCTTCACGCGGGGCAACTACCGCAACGGGACCGTGAACGACCCGCACGTGGCGCAGCTGGACCGCCAGCTGTTCAGCAACACGTGGTTTGACACCACCATGCCCGATCCGGCCCAGGAAAACCCGCTGGTAGCGACATATTTGATCCAGAATTTCCTGTGGTGGGTGGAATACACCGGCGTGGACGGCTACCGCGTGGATACCTATACCTACTCTGACCCAACATTTTTGATGCAGTGGGGCCAGGCTATCCTGGAGGAGTACCCGCAGTTGGGCATGTTTGGTGAAACCTGGATGCAGGAGGCCGAGGGCGTCGCGCAGCAGGCGTTCTGGACCCGCAACGTGTTTCCACCCGTGAACGGCTTTAAAAGCAACCTGCCCGGGGCCATTGACTTTGAGCTGCGCTATGCGCTGTTGGAAGGCCTGACCAAACCGGCCGGTTTCGCTGAAGGCATCGCCAAGCTCTACTACGCGGTGCAGGGTGACTGGATGTACGAAGATGCCAGCCGCAACGTCATTTTTCTGGACAACCACGACGTGGACCGGGTATTTTCGGTGCTGGGGGAGGACGTGCGCAAGCAGAAAATGGCCCTGGCCTGGCTGCTCACCGAGCGCGGCATTCCGCAGCTGTACTACGGCACCGAGGTGCTCATGAAGAACTTCAGCCGCCCCGACGGGCTGCTGCGGTCTGACTTCCCCGGCGGCTGGCCCAGCGACCCACAGAATGCCTTCACGGCCGCCGGCCGCACCCCCGCTCAGCAGGACGTGCATGCGTACGTGCGCCAGTTGGCCAACTACCGCAAAACCCACCCGGTGCTGCACACTGGGCAGCTCACGCATTTCGTGCCGGAGGATGGCGTGTATACGTACTTCCGGCACAATGCCCAGGGGCAGAGCGTCATGGTCATGCTGAACTGCAACCCGGCCGCAAAATCGGTACCCCTGACCCGCTTTGCCGAACAGTTAAAAGGCTACACCTCTGCACAGGACGTGCTGACGGATACCGTCGTGCCTAACCTGCAAACTGCCCAGGTGCCGGCCTACACCGCCTTGGTGTGGGAGCTCCGCTAA
- a CDS encoding plasmid mobilization protein, translating to MPYVDRIKQLNIKLTPAEYELLDAEAYLATVSVAQYARHLLLARGEQPLAMEAEHLMGEYVEREDALREKLQQVQDQLWAKTQEAATYQQQVQTLAQELAEWKDPARLQQLFRQALEQKGE from the coding sequence ATGCCCTACGTCGATCGCATCAAGCAACTCAATATTAAATTGACGCCGGCCGAATATGAACTGCTGGACGCCGAAGCCTATTTAGCTACCGTGAGTGTCGCCCAGTATGCGCGGCACTTACTGCTGGCACGCGGCGAGCAGCCCTTAGCCATGGAAGCCGAGCACCTGATGGGCGAGTATGTCGAGCGGGAAGATGCCCTACGCGAGAAGCTCCAACAGGTGCAGGACCAACTCTGGGCGAAAACCCAAGAGGCGGCCACCTACCAGCAGCAGGTGCAGACCCTGGCGCAGGAGCTGGCCGAGTGGAAGGACCCTGCTCGGCTCCAGCAGCTCTTCCGACAGGCATTGGAGCAAAAAGGGGAATAA
- a CDS encoding carbohydrate kinase family protein: MVRTLILGGTTFDHIVTLPELPAPRPQTLHQAPFHEGTGSTGAGKALALTKLGQPTTLYSAVGDDAYGRHIRDDLLAQGVTAHYVLDPAGTERHVNLMDAQGQRISLFITQASPTLPVDYAEVTALIQASECLVVNIISYCQLLLPLLRGYPHPIWTDLHDYDDHNPYHQPFIDAAEYIHLSSDNLPDYRPVMQQLRAAGKRLVVCTHGARGPRCSPPRASGWSRQPCPLLR, encoded by the coding sequence ATGGTACGCACGCTCATTCTGGGAGGTACCACCTTCGACCATATTGTGACCCTGCCCGAGCTGCCGGCTCCACGTCCGCAGACCCTTCACCAGGCACCTTTTCACGAAGGCACCGGCTCAACCGGCGCCGGAAAAGCACTGGCGCTGACCAAGCTGGGACAACCGACCACCCTGTATTCGGCGGTGGGCGACGATGCCTATGGCCGCCACATCAGGGATGACCTTCTGGCGCAGGGGGTAACGGCCCACTACGTCCTGGACCCGGCCGGCACCGAGCGGCACGTCAACCTGATGGATGCCCAAGGACAGCGCATTTCCCTGTTTATTACGCAGGCCTCACCCACGTTGCCGGTCGATTACGCCGAGGTAACGGCCCTTATCCAGGCCAGTGAGTGCCTGGTAGTGAACATCATCAGCTACTGCCAGTTGCTGCTTCCGCTGCTGCGCGGCTACCCCCACCCTATCTGGACCGACCTGCACGACTACGACGACCATAACCCCTACCACCAGCCCTTCATTGACGCCGCCGAGTACATTCACCTCAGCTCCGACAACCTGCCCGACTACCGCCCGGTCATGCAGCAGCTGCGGGCCGCGGGAAAGCGCCTGGTGGTATGTACCCACGGCGCGCGGGGGCCACGCTGCTCACCGCCGCGGGCCAGTGGCTGGAGCAGGCAGCCGTGCCCGCTGCTACGGTAG
- a CDS encoding PfkB family carbohydrate kinase: MPAATVVDSNGAGDNFLAGFLYGFLRQEPAQKCLQYGALCGSWCVGVQGLVDPQLSNHRLEEAWQERFGPYEVR; the protein is encoded by the coding sequence GTGCCCGCTGCTACGGTAGTGGATAGTAACGGGGCCGGCGACAACTTTTTAGCGGGCTTCCTGTACGGCTTTTTGCGCCAGGAGCCGGCGCAAAAATGCCTGCAGTACGGCGCCTTGTGCGGCAGCTGGTGCGTGGGGGTGCAGGGCCTGGTAGACCCGCAGCTAAGCAACCACCGGCTGGAGGAGGCCTGGCAGGAGCGATTTGGCCCCTACGAGGTCAGGTAG